The genomic segment TCCCGGCGAGACCAAGGCGGGGCTGCTGCGCAATATTGCATCCCACAATTCGTACCATCTGGGCGAAATTGTGCTGCTGCGCCGCTTCTATGGTGCTTGGCCGCCCCCAGGAGGCGGATTTCCGGCGTAACGGATAGAGGCACCCATTTGCAGTTGCTTAGGGCCATAGGGGCAAACGCCATTTTTATTAGCAGCCCTAGCCCGTTATTTAACGACCTCAGTAAATAAGGCAGCGACAGTAGCGGCGAGCTGTTCAGGGGGAAGCTCCAGCTGCAGGCCAATTTTCCCGGCGCTGACGACGATCGTCTCCTGCAGCTCAGCGCTGCTGTCGATAAAGGTAGGATACCGCTTTTTCATGCCAATTGGAGAACAGCCGCCGCGTATGTAGCCCGTCCACTTTTGCAAATCCTTCACTGGAAGCATTTCAAGCTTCTTCTCCCCGGCCGCTTTGGCCGCTTTCTTCATATCCAGCTCAGCCCCAACCGGAATGACAAAAATGTAAAGGCTGTTTCCGCTATGTGTGACCAGCGTTTTGAACACGCGATCCGGCGCTTTTCCAATTTTGCCCGCTACAGCACTGCCGTGGATTTTCCCATCCTCGTTATCATAGGTATGCACCTCATAAGAAATATGGTCGGCATCCAGCATTCGCATAGCATTCGTTTTGGTTACTTGCATGTACGGTCCTCCTCTGTGTAGAAATCGACGTATTTCATAAGCTGGGCAGCTCCTTTAAATTGTGTGACCAGCTTTTCGTTTAAGTTTTGCAGGGCAAGCTGAAACGCCTGATCGATTTTCGAATAGCTTTGCAGCTCGAAGGCTTTTAAGAGCTCCTTCATATTTTCGATATAATAGATCGTTTTTCTTAAGCTGCTAATGACTAAAATTTTTCTTAATTCCACTACGTTGAAAATGCGATAGCCATTTTCTTTATCCCTTTCGGAAACGATTAATCCCTCTTTTTCCCAATGCCTTATTGCGGAGGCGTTCACCCCAGCCATTTCGGCAACTTTGCCAATCGTCATTGCATTCGTCATTTTAACATTTCGATATTTGCTGAAATCAGCATTTTTAATCAGCATAAGAATTTCTTCAACTCTTTGTTTTTCCACTTGGTTGAGGTACAGCTGGTTGTTCACCAGCCAAAGGGCCTGCACCTGATCGCCGTTTTTTATTTTTCGCATGACCTCATAAACGGTTGGTATATCATAGCCTTGCAGCAACGAGCGAATCGTAATAAAAGCTTGAAAATGGATGGGCAAATAAGACCTATGGTTGCCTATCGTTCTCGGTACATCCGGGAGCAAGCCCTGCTCCTCATATCTTCTTAAAGTAGTCGTACTTATGTTCAGCTCATTGGCAATTTGTACAGGGGTAAACGTATTTGTCATGCGCCTGCTCCTCATTAAAGTAAAACCTTCAAGTGCTACGATAACATAAAAATGCCTGCATCGAAATCCTGCCGCTGTCTCATGAATCAAAACCGGAATATTGCATGAATGTTGTATGGTATTCATATAAGCGGATTAGGAGTGAAAACCATGAAAAAAATCGTAACTTTAAATGACGGCTCAAAAATGGAAGCGGGTCTAACCGGGAACCCTTCCGGTAAAGTCATCATGCTGCCGATAGCCAAAAAACCGGTTTATGGCCAGCAGGCTGAAAGCTTGAAAAGATGGGGGGCAGACCCCGAGCTGGGGGAGCATTTTATCGAGGGACTATCCGACCAGTTTCAGGTTTTATATTTTGATTATGAAGGCCATCTTTTTGAAAATCCTCAGCCGGATCAGCTCACGCCTGACCATATGACAAAGGATTTTCTGCTCATAGCCGATGAAATGAAGGTGGATACCTTTAGTTATTATGGCTACTCATGGCTTGCATTAGCTGGCTTGCAACTGGCGATTCGAACAAACAGATTGGAAAGCTTGATGATGGGTGGATTCCCGCCATACGAAGGGCCTTATAAAGAAATGCTGATCGTAACGGAAAAGACTCATGGGCAAGCTTTAAAGAATCCAAGCAGCTCCAAGGCTTCTATATATGAGGAAAATACGGCTCCTGATGCCATCGATTGGGATCATATCCAAATCACTCTCGATCCAAAGCAAACCCAACAATTTGTTACCTTGTATCAAAATTTAATGGATTTTGATGATACGTCCATTCAATATGCGTTGGACTTTCCTAAACTAGCCTTCGCTGGAGAAAAGGATACGATTGTTTACGGCGAAAGCTTCGGCAGTGTAACGGTTGATATGATTGGTATTTTGCAAAAGAATAAACAGCAGCTAGAACAATGGGGCTGGGATGTGGCTATTCTCGAGGGAGGAGGAATGGACCATACCCAAGCGATGCAGCCTAATGCTGTTCTGCCCTTGATTAAACCATGGTTGATGGAGCATTTGTAAATGATCTATCTACCGATCCGGTATAACAAACGACACGGTTGTTCCTTCATTAACGCTGCTTACTATCGACAAGCCCTGGCCGTACAGCTGCTGCAATCGGCGATTCGTATTAGGGATGCCAATGCCAGCTTTTTCACTCAAAGCAGCATTTTGCAATTGTGCGACCATCTCCTGCTCCATTCCCTTGCCATTGTCTTTTACTTCAATAAGGGTGAAGCCCTCCCGGCGAGTGATGGAAAGCTGAATCGTACCTCCTGTATTTCGGCTGAGGAGACCGTGCTTGACGGCATTTTCGATCAGCGGCTGAATAGAGAGCGGGGGCAGCAGCAGGCTAATGCCCGGCTCCACCTCCCATTCAATCGACAACCGATTCCCGAACCGCGTTTTTTCAATATAGAGATAGGCTTCAACGAGCGCGAGCTCATGGGACAGCTCTACCAACTCTCCTGTATTCAGATAATCAAAGCTAATCCGTAAAAAGGACGAGAAAGCCTCACCCAGCTTGCGCATGCTTTGCGTATCTATATCGCTTAATGCCATTAACGAATTAAGGGTGTTGAATAGGAAGTGGGGCTGGATTTGCGCTTGCAAATAGGCGGCCTCCATACGCAGACGCTCATTAATGGATAGCTTTAGCGCTACCAAGGCTCTGATTCGATATTTTAACTCCAGCGCATCTACGGGCTTCGTCACGTAGTCGCTTGCTCCCGCTGAAAATCCGGTGTAAATGTCGGCTTGCTGGCTGCGTGCGGTTAGAAGCAATACGGGCAGCTCCGACATGGAAAACTGCTCTCTTACTTTCTGCGTTAATTCATAGCCGGACATTTGTGGCATCATGACGTCAGCGATAAGCAAATCCCACTGCCGTGTCCCAAGCAATTGCAGCGCTTCCCTGCCGGAACGGGCGGTTGTAAGGGTGTACGGCTCGGTCGAAAGAATGCTTGCGAGAACACTCAGATTGATCGGATCGTCGTCAACGGCAAGAATATGGGCGTACTCTTCCTTAAGCAGCGGCGCAAGGGTGGGGGCAGCCTCCATTTCCCCTGAGAAATGATGCGGGAGCAGGAAGCCGGCGGGCGTCTCCTCCATGATTTCTGGCACTTGTCCAGAAGTTTGCGGGAACTGCGCAAGCGGAAGCTTGGCCTCATCTGCCAAAGGAAGATCAAAGCTGAACACAGAGCCTTTGCCCAATTCGGAGCGCACCGTCAATGCTCCGCCGTGCAGCTCGACAAGCTGCTTGCAAATGCTTAAGCCCAGTCCAATGCCTTGCCCATCGCTTATTCCAAAAGCACCTTGCTCATAAGGGAGAAAAATTTTCTCCTGCGTTTCTTTATCTATACCGAGACCCGTATCGGAAATATGAATAATCGCTTGCTTGTCGCTCATTTCGGCTGAGATGGTAATGCTTCCTTCCTCCGTATACTTGAGGGCATTATGCAGCAGGTTATATAAAATTTGAACGAGCCTTTTCTCATCAGCCAATACCAAGGGCAGCGATTCGGATATATCCATATGCAGGTTGATTGGCTTGTGCTCCTTCATGAATTGCAGCATTGCGATAACGCCGGGTGCAACAGCCTGAATGCTCAGGGGCTCCCGCTGCAAAACAATGCGTTGTTCCTGAAGCCGGGCAACATCGAGAAGATCGCCAAGCAGCTGTGACATTCGCCTGCTGATCGTAATGAGGAGCTGCATATCCTCAAGACTGCTTTTCGCAAGCCTGGTCTTCTCTTTAGTGACAACGTTATAAGCGATATTCATAATACCGTGCAGCGGCGTACGCAGCTCATGAGACGTATTTGCTAAAAACTGGTCTTTAATTTTATCCGCTTTTTGCAGCTGATTGTTCAAATCTTTGTTTTCTCTCGCATTTCGAAAATACTTTTTAAACCAATAGGCCGAAAAACCAATAATGGCAAAAATAATGTCAATAGGATAGTAGACGGTGGTAACATCTCTTGCATTTTCGGCAATGCTCCATAATAAGTTGGAAAGGATGCCTGCTGCGGACAACAGCAAGAAAATGATGTCATTATCTTTATTTTTTTGCAAAATCAGCGTTCCGACTATGTATATAAACCAGGCGAATGAGATGAAATTTATAATATTCAATATATTGAAATGAATAAGTCCATAAGCCATATAGACTGGCGAAATCAGAAAAATGACGGTAAAAACGACAATGGCCGCATTGTGCGTTCGGAACCAGTTTTCTCGCAGAGGAGTCGCGTTGAAGCTTTTGAATAGCAGAAGCAGGAGCACATTTTGCCACAGCAGAGTGATCATTCTAATCTTGAAACTCCAAGTATAGTTGATCGGCAGCCACAATAAGAGTACATTGTCGTGACCTATTAGAATTGTAATGCCTACGGATAACGTTAACAGCGCTGCGATCAACAATGTCTTATCTTGCGGACTGAACAGGTAGAGAATGCAAGCATATGCGCAATGAAGCAGCAGAATAAGAAAAATGAGCATCTGAAACCCTATCGAGTACCAGCGAACATAATCAATCGCGGCCGCAGTCCCGAAGCGAATTGGCGTTAAAATACCGCCCTTATAAGGACTGTCGAAATTGGCTGCATGAATGACCAATTCGATCTCTGTCGCGCCTTCAATGCCATAAGTAGAGGTGAAAGAAGCGCTTTTCGGCGTATATTCATAGGCAGATTCGGCAAGCTTGCCCATGCCCCCATTATCTTTACCGTTAAGCTCAATTTCTGATGCCGCCTGAATGTTTCTAAACCAGAATGAAACAGGAGTCTGAAGCGGATCGATCAAAATGCGAAGTCGATACGTTCCATATCCGTACGAGTTGCTAGAATGATGCGGCAGCGCGCTGCTCCAATCGCCTGGAACGACGACGTAGCTTGCATCGGATTCCGTCTCCAAAAACTCGGTGCCCGTTAAATATTTTTCAGGATAAAACTGCCATTCCCCATTCAAATTAAGCACGGGGGAATTTTCCAAATCGATACCGCGAAGATCAAGTACACCGCCAACGGCATGCGGCTGCTGGTCTGACATGGGAAAAAGGACAGACCATGCCCATCTCATGCTAACTAATACAGCAAAAATTAAAAGCATGATCGTTATATATTTAAAACGTGTGATAGGTTTTGCCTGCAGGACGTTCTTCAATTTTGTCATAAATGAATAAAACCTCTTTTGATCGTTCTCTATTGTTAATCATTTACATTATAGCATAGGATTTAGCCATTCTCTTGTCTGGCTGCTAAGAGAGCAGGTAACGACTAGCAAAAAGCCCTTAGAATAAACACTGGGAACCTGTGAAGGTTTTCCAGTGCTATTCTAAGGGGCGTCTAAAAGGGAGATGTCCTCCTGCGTAATTTCAAGCGTACCTGTGTCATCGAACAGGGGAAGCGTCTCGCCAGCAGCTGCTTGCAGCAGCCGCTCGATAATGCGTGTACCCCATAATTGTTCATTTTGCGACAGCGACGCTGTAATTTGTCCATTCTGAATTGCTTCCTGAATTTCCGGCATCATGCCGAACGTTAGGGAATAGCGGTTTAGACCTTGCGCTTTCCAGACGAGCACCGAGGTGGAGCCGGAGAGGGCATCCATCGATACGAGGGCGTCAAAATGCGGATGGTCGTCGATCATTTTTTCCAGCTGCGCCAGTGCGCGGGTTTCGTTGCCTTCGTTATACAACACATCGAGCACTTGAATGTCGGTCTGCTCATTAATATAGGTCAGCATGCCTTCGAGGCGCTCGCTCAAGCTTTTCATCCGCGTCATGCCGTTCTCGACAATAACCATTCCCCGCCCGCCCAGCAGCTCGGACAGCATATGCCCCATTTGGGCGCCCGCAGCAGCATGATCCGTTCCAATGAAGGCAGCGCGCTTGCTGCTCGGGGAATCGGATTCAAAGCAAATGACCGTAATGCCCGCCTGTACGGCCTTGTTAATGACAGGAACAAGCGCTTCCGCATCAATGGGATCAAGCGCTATGCCGTCAACCTGCGAGGCGATCATCGTCTCCATCATGCGGATTTGCTGCTCCAGATTCGCTTCATCCGGCGCCTTCACCATGAGCTTGACGCCGTGCTGAGCTGCTGCTGCTTTGGCGGATTCCGTCACCGTCTCATAATACGGATGCGCCATCGGATATATAATGCCAAAGGTAGCAGTGTCGGGTGCTGCTGTTGAAGCACTTGAAGCAACAGGGGAAGATGGGGGAGAGCCGCCATCCTGGCTGCTGGATGAGACGATGCGGGCATCTTCCGCCGTCTCATTACGACTATCGCTGCTGCTAGAGTTTCCAGCGGCAGTGCCAGCTGCCTCATGATTTGTACAGCCTGTCAGTAGCAAGGCGAGCACGAGCAGGGCTGCAAGCAAAATAGCGAGCAGGGGCCTTTGCCGAATAGCCGCAAGCCTATGGGCCAGCTTATGGGGAAATAATGATGCCTGAGCTCGCATGGTGATGCACTCCTTCTGCCGTTTGCGCACTGCCATCTTGTTCTTGCTGCTTGCGAAACTGCGTTGTCGTCATGCCGGTTACCCGCTTGAACAAATTGGAAAAATAATGGGCGTCATTATAGCCGACCTGATGGGCGATTTCATACGACTTTGCATTCGACGCCTGCAGCAGCTCCATTGCTTTGCGGATGCGCGTATGGGTTAGAAATTCAATAAAGGTCTGGCCCGTCTCTTGGCTGAACACTTTGCTAAGATGGCTGGGGCTGACGCGCACATGCTCCGCCGCATCATTCAGCGACAAATGATCATCGCCATAATGCTTCAAAATGTAGTCCTTCACCTGGCTCAGCATTTCGGCGTATTTATCCGCGGCGCCAGCGCGCCATTGCCAGAACTGCGCCAGCAGCGTTTGGAGATAACAGCAGGCATCCTCTTGGCTGCGTACCTCGCTCATGGCCCGCTGCAGCTTATCCAGTTGCTCCTTGGGCATATCCGGATTGCGCTGAATGGATTTGGCGATATGAACAGCTTCAATCGTCAAGTCATTAAGCAAATAATAGCCGTAAAAAGCGCCGCGCCAGTCAAGCTGCTGAAGCCCAGCTGCAAAGCTGGCGACGAAAGCCTCCGTCTTGGCGGGCGTGCCAAGCTTGAGGAAGTCGATGAAGCGCTGGCGCTGGGCGACGACCGATTGCTCGGATAAGCCGGAGGCGGCATCGCGCAGCGCCTTGCGGTTTTGCCCGGAGAGCCTGCGCCAATGCTTATCATCCTCCGCCTCCAAATAGGAGGAATGGATGCCTTGCAGGCGATCTTGAATACTGCCGATGCCGACGGCTATCGTGCAGTTGGCACTGCGCTCCGCCTGCTCCTTCCAGCTGGAGGCGAACCGCGCCAGCACCTCTTGCAGCTGCGGCAGCGAATCGCTCTTGAGCAGCCAGATCGTCTCCGTCTGGCTGCGCTTATAGGACAGCGTGCCCGGCAGAAGGGAGCTGACCGCTTCGTGCAGCAGCAGCTCCGTCTGCTGCTGGGTCGCCATATGAACGCTGGCGGAGCCTTCCGGGCAGCGAATGTCCGAGATGGCGGCTGCATAATAGCTGGCCGTCAGTCCAATTGAAAGCGAGCCGGCCTGATGGATCGCTTCGGCCGTTGTAATAAAGCCGCTGCATAAATCGCTGAGCAGCTTATGCCGCATCTGTTCTGCGCTTCCGCCTTGGGCGAGCTGCTTCTTCTCCAGCAGCTCGCGCTCATAGCGCTCGCGGTCAATGCTGCGGCTGACGTCCTGCAGCGTCCGCACGATATCGGCAGCGCTGACCGGCTTGAGGCAATATTCCTCTACGCCGACACGCAGAGCGGCACGGGCATATTCAAATTCGTCATGCCCGCTGAGAATAATGATTTTGATGTCCGGCATCCGCTCGCGGACGATGGCGCTCAGCTCCAAGCCATCCATAAACGGCATCTTGATATCGGTAATGAGGATATCCGGCTGGCGCTGCTCAATGAGCGGCAGCGCCAGCTCGCCATCAGAGGCGTCCCCGCAAAACATAAAGCCTTCTTGCTCCCAATTGATACAGTCCCGAATGCTTTCCCTGACAAGAATTTCGTCGTCAACGAGCATAACCTTTTTCATTCGGCTTCATCCTCTCCATTGGAATGCGGATCGTAACCTTGGTTCCGAGCTGGTCTTCGCTTTCTACGATAACGGTATAGGCTTCCCCGTAATAGAGGCGCAGCCGCTGCTGGACGTTATGCAGGCCGAAGCCGCCGGAAACCTCCGAGCCTGTCTCCTCGGGAATATGCTGCATGCGCAGCGCCTCGCGCAGCTCGGCAAGGCGCTCCGGCTTCATGCCGATGCCATTGTCCTCAATCATCAAATACAAGTCCGAATCTTGGCTGGCATAAGCATGTATGCGGATTAAACCTTTACCGCGTTTATTTTTAATGCCGTGATATAACGCATTTTCAACGATGGGCTGGAGCGTCATTTTCAAAATCGGCAAGTCCTTCAGCTCCTCCGGCACATCCAGCTCATATTCCAATATGTCGCGATAGCGCATCTGCTGGATGATCAAATAGCTTTGCACATGCTCCAGCTCATCCCTCAGGGCAATCCAGTCCCGCCCCCGATTGAGGCTAATGCGGAAAAAGCGCGACAGCGCCTGTACGAGCTGGATAACCTGCGCGCTGCGCCCGGCCTCCGCCATCCAGACGATGGAATCGAGCGTATTATAGAGAAAATGCGGATTAATTTGCGCTTGCAGCGTCCGCAGCTCTGCCTTCTGCAAATGCTCCTGCTCCTCAATGCTTTGCTTGAGCAGCTGCTTGATTTTCTCCAGCATAATGTTGAAGCTGTTGCCCAAATCGGCAATTTCGTCATGTCCGCTCGGCTGTACCTTGACCTCAAGAAAGCCGCTGGCTGCCAGCCGCATCTTGCTCTTCAGCAGCTGAATCGGCCGCGTCAGGCGGGCTGTAATGAAATAATGCAGCGTAATCGCAAACACGATGCTGAGCAGCACGCTGATAATGATCAGCTGGCGAATTTCATTCGCCTCGGCGACAATTTCCTGCAGCGGCACGGAGCCGACGATTTTCCAGCCCGTTGTAGACGAGGTTGTGAAGGCGACGAACTTCGGCCTGCCGATGCTGTAATCCACAAAGCTGTTTTGCTGCATAGCGAGCTGCGCGCTCAGGTCGGCTGGCGGCTGGGCCTTCGCCAAGCTCGTCATGGCCGAGGGGAGGAAGATGGGATTGCCCGCCTGATCAAGGACATAGACGTAGCCGCTTTCGCCAAGCGTAATATTTTCACAGTAACGCTCGATGATGGAATCATCCAAATCAATGACGATAAAACCGATCACCTCATGGGTAATTTGCTGCTTGACCGTTGCCATGATGGAGATGACGTTATGCTGCGAATAATGAAAGCCATCGAGACGGTCCAGCGGTGAGGCGTCCGGCGGGGGAATGTTCAATACCTCATCCGGATGGTTCAGCAAATATTGAAAATGCGGATTGCGCAGCGGATTCCTGTCCAGCTGGAACACGCCTTTACGCTCGCTTAGGCCCCGTCCATACAAGTTGACGACCGTAATGTTGAGCACACTTTCGTATTTATACGTTTCCCGGTACAAATTCATCGTTTGAATAATGGCTTTGGCATCCTCATACGTATCCGTTTGCGAAAATAAATAATGCAGCACCTGCGGGTTGTTTTCCAGCTCCAGCAGCCTTCCCGTATCCTCAAGCAGCGCATCAATATCATTGCCAAGCTGGCCCACGACGAGCATGGTCGCTGCTTTGCTGTGATCGGATACCGCATTGTACGATTTTTGATAGGAAATGAGGCCAACGGCAATCAGCGGGACGGAGGTCAAAATAATGAACATCAGCAGCAGCTTGGCCCGAAGGCTTGAGAAAATCCAGCGCATCAGCTTCATAGGTTTATAGGAACCTTTCAAATTGGAAATGTATGCGATTTCAAATCTATCCAACCTTCACTATACCAAATTGCCCCAAACCTCGCTACGCACAGATGAAGGATCGACGAAATTTCCACCTTTCGCACAAAAAATCAAACCATTTGCCGCCGTTGCTGGAAAATTACCCAAAAAATCAAATCGAACGGCTATCGGACTCCGTATCCCGGCCTTTTGAAAGCGTTCTATAATGAGGGCACGCCATAAGTTGGTGAATGACAGGGGAGGTAATACAAAGATGAAAAAAGCAGGAAAACTAGGCATGTCGCTGTTGATGGCGACGATGCTGCTCGTCACATCCGCTTGTGGAAGCGGCAATGGAGGAACGAATACGGCAGGAGCTGGCAATACCGGTGGGACGAGTGCTCCGGCAGCAGCGAGCAGCGAGCCAGCGGCAGCGCCGGCAGACAAAAAAGTGACGCTCGGCTTCGCTCAGGTTGGTGCCGAAAGCGGCTGGCGCACAGCGAATACGAATTCGATTAAGGAATCGGCGGCAGCGGTCGGCTATGACTTGAAGTTTTCCGATGCCCAGCAAAAACAAGAAAATCAAATTAAAGCGATCCGCTCCTACATTCAGCAAAAGGTGGACGTGATCGCATTTTCCCCGGTTGTGGAATCCGGCTGGGATACGGTATTGAAGGAAGCGAAGGATGCGGGCATTCCGGTTATATTGACAGACCGCGCCGTTGATTCGTCGGATACGTCGCTGTACGAGACGTTTATTGGCTCCGACTTCGTAGAAGAGGGCCGCCGCGCTGGACAGTGGCTAGTAGATAAATATAAGGATTCGACTGACGAAATCAACATTGTCGAGCTTCAGGGCACAACCGGCTCGGCGCCAGCGATTGATCGCAAAACAGGCTTTGAGGAAATCATTAAAGACCATGCCAACCTGAAGGTTATCGCTTCCCAAACGGGCGATTTCACCCGTGCGAAAGGCAACGAGGTTATGCAATCCTTCTTAAAAGCGAATAAGAAAATCGACGTTCTGTATGCTCATAATGACGACATGGCACTAGGCGCGATTCAAGCGATTGAAGCAGCAGGCCTCAAGCCGGGCGAGGACATTGTCATCATTTCAGTCGATGGCGTTAAAGACGGCTTTGTTGCGGCAAGCGAAGGCAAAATCAACTTTATCGTCGAATGCAATCCGCTGCTCGGGCCGCAATTGATGCAGGCGGTACAGGATGTACTGGATGGCAAAACGATTGAGAAGCGTATCGTGACGGAGGAAGGCGTCTTTACTTCGGAGCAGGCGAAGGCCGCGCTGCCTGACCGGAAATACTAGAAGCAGAGCTTAAAGCCAGCGAAGGAAGCCGAACAAGGCTGGTCCACGTACCAGGCGGACGGCTTCCTTTTTTCATCTTTTATCGTTCATCGCACAGGCGAAATTCCAAACCAAAGGGGAGAAGAAGATGGAGCGGGAACGCGAACCTATCCTGCAAATGAGCAATATCCATAAAGGCTTTCCAGGCGTAAAGGCTTTATCCGGCGTCAGCTTTCGCCTCTTTCCCGGCGAGATCCATGCGCTGATGGGCGAAAATGGGGCGGGCAAGTCAACCTTGATTAAGGTGCTGACTGGCGTGTATTCCATTGATCACGGCACGGTGGAGCTTGCGCGTCAGCGTATGGCTATCGATAGTCCTCAAGCGGCGCAAACGGCCGGCATTAGTACGGTTTATCAGGAAGTAAATCTATGTCCGAATTTGACAGTTGCTGAAAATATTTTTATCGGCCGCGAGCCGCGTCGTTTTGGCCGTATTTTATGGAAAGAAATGAATGCGGCAGCCGAGAAGCTGCTGCTCGAACGCTTGCAAATTCGATTGGATGTAAAGCTGCCATTATCGGCTTATTCCGTCGCCATTCAGCAGCTTGTTGCGATTGCGCGGGCGTTGAACATTTCGGCGAAGGTGCTCATCTTGGATGAGCCGACGTCGAGTTTGGACCGCAATGAAGTGAAGCAGCTGTTTGAGGTCATGAACAAGCTGAAGGCGGAAGGGCTGGCCATTTTGTTCGTCACGCATTTTCTGGATCAGGTATATGAGGTGTCCGATCGAATAACCATTCTCCGGGGCGGAGAATTTGTAGGGGAGTATTTGGCCAAGGAGCTTCCCCGGATAGAGCTCGTATCGAAAATGATCGGCAAGGAGCTGCAGCAGCTCGATGCGCTGCCGCGTGAGAAAGAGGCGGCTGCGGCTGCCGAGTCTTCGCAGCAATTGGTTATTGAAGCGAAGGCGCTTGGCCGCAAAGGGGCAATTGAGCCGTTCGACCTCCATATTCGCAAGGGAGAGGTCGTTGGCCTTGCCGGCTTGCTCGGCTCGGGAAGGACGGAGCTGGCGCGGCTGTTCTTCGGCGCAGATAAGCCTGATGAGGGCGCGCTGCGGGTGAACGGAGTGAAGGAGGGCATCGCTTCGCCGCGCGAGGCGATCGACCAGGGAATTGCCTTTTGCCCGGAAAACCGCAAAACAGAAGGCATTATCGACGAGCTGACGGTTCGTGAAAATATGATTCTCGCCCTGCAGGCGACGCGCGGCTGGTTCCGCGCCATTCCCCGCAAGCGGCAGGATGAGCTGGCTGATGAATATATCAAGGCGCTCAACATTAATCCGCCGAACCCGGAGCAGTTGATTAAGAACCTTAGCGGCGGCAACCAGCAGAAAGTCATTCTTGGCCGCTGGCTGCTGACGCAGCCGAAGCTGCTCATTCTTGATGAGCCGACGCGCGGCATTGACGTCGGCGCAAAGGCGGAAATTCAGAAGCTTGTGCTGAAGCTGTCGGGCCAAGGCATGTCGGTGCTGTTCGTCTCCTCGGAGCTGGAGGAGGTGCTGCGGGTCAGCGACCGGATCGCCGTGCTGCGGGACCATGTCGTAGTCAAGGAAATAGAAGAAGATGAAATGAGCCAGCAGCAGCTTATGCAGGCGATGGCAGGGGAGTGAGCAAGCATGGTGAAGCACCATTTATTTTGGCCGCTGGTGATGCTGGGGGCGCTGTTATTATTTAATTTGCTGTATGAGCCGGATTTTTTCTCCGTGCAAATGCGGGCTGGCAAGCTGTACGGCAGCTTGATTGATATTTTGAATTTTGGCGCGCCGCTTATTCTAGTAGCTATCGGCATGACGCTCGTCATTGCCACGAAGGGCATCGACCTGTCGGTCGGCTCAATCGTGGCTATCTCAGGAGCTATGGCCTGCATGACGCTCGCCCAAGGCACGGATCAGAATATGCTGGGCCTTGTGTTTGGCGCAGTCGCCATTGCGCTTGTGCTGGCGCTTGTACTGGGCCTTTGGAACGGCATGCTGGTGGCGGCCTTCGGCATTCAGCCGAT from the Paenibacillus sp. BIHB 4019 genome contains:
- a CDS encoding MerR family DNA-binding transcriptional regulator, with protein sequence MTNTFTPVQIANELNISTTTLRRYEEQGLLPDVPRTIGNHRSYLPIHFQAFITIRSLLQGYDIPTVYEVMRKIKNGDQVQALWLVNNQLYLNQVEKQRVEEILMLIKNADFSKYRNVKMTNAMTIGKVAEMAGVNASAIRHWEKEGLIVSERDKENGYRIFNVVELRKILVISSLRKTIYYIENMKELLKAFELQSYSKIDQAFQLALQNLNEKLVTQFKGAAQLMKYVDFYTEEDRTCK
- the ybaK gene encoding Cys-tRNA(Pro) deacylase, encoding MQVTKTNAMRMLDADHISYEVHTYDNEDGKIHGSAVAGKIGKAPDRVFKTLVTHSGNSLYIFVIPVGAELDMKKAAKAAGEKKLEMLPVKDLQKWTGYIRGGCSPIGMKKRYPTFIDSSAELQETIVVSAGKIGLQLELPPEQLAATVAALFTEVVK
- a CDS encoding substrate-binding domain-containing protein, whose protein sequence is MRAQASLFPHKLAHRLAAIRQRPLLAILLAALLVLALLLTGCTNHEAAGTAAGNSSSSDSRNETAEDARIVSSSSQDGGSPPSSPVASSASTAAPDTATFGIIYPMAHPYYETVTESAKAAAAQHGVKLMVKAPDEANLEQQIRMMETMIASQVDGIALDPIDAEALVPVINKAVQAGITVICFESDSPSSKRAAFIGTDHAAAGAQMGHMLSELLGGRGMVIVENGMTRMKSLSERLEGMLTYINEQTDIQVLDVLYNEGNETRALAQLEKMIDDHPHFDALVSMDALSGSTSVLVWKAQGLNRYSLTFGMMPEIQEAIQNGQITASLSQNEQLWGTRIIERLLQAAAGETLPLFDDTGTLEITQEDISLLDAP
- a CDS encoding alpha/beta hydrolase, whose product is MKKIVTLNDGSKMEAGLTGNPSGKVIMLPIAKKPVYGQQAESLKRWGADPELGEHFIEGLSDQFQVLYFDYEGHLFENPQPDQLTPDHMTKDFLLIADEMKVDTFSYYGYSWLALAGLQLAIRTNRLESLMMGGFPPYEGPYKEMLIVTEKTHGQALKNPSSSKASIYEENTAPDAIDWDHIQITLDPKQTQQFVTLYQNLMDFDDTSIQYALDFPKLAFAGEKDTIVYGESFGSVTVDMIGILQKNKQQLEQWGWDVAILEGGGMDHTQAMQPNAVLPLIKPWLMEHL
- a CDS encoding ATP-binding protein; protein product: MTKLKNVLQAKPITRFKYITIMLLIFAVLVSMRWAWSVLFPMSDQQPHAVGGVLDLRGIDLENSPVLNLNGEWQFYPEKYLTGTEFLETESDASYVVVPGDWSSALPHHSSNSYGYGTYRLRILIDPLQTPVSFWFRNIQAASEIELNGKDNGGMGKLAESAYEYTPKSASFTSTYGIEGATEIELVIHAANFDSPYKGGILTPIRFGTAAAIDYVRWYSIGFQMLIFLILLLHCAYACILYLFSPQDKTLLIAALLTLSVGITILIGHDNVLLLWLPINYTWSFKIRMITLLWQNVLLLLLFKSFNATPLRENWFRTHNAAIVVFTVIFLISPVYMAYGLIHFNILNIINFISFAWFIYIVGTLILQKNKDNDIIFLLLSAAGILSNLLWSIAENARDVTTVYYPIDIIFAIIGFSAYWFKKYFRNARENKDLNNQLQKADKIKDQFLANTSHELRTPLHGIMNIAYNVVTKEKTRLAKSSLEDMQLLITISRRMSQLLGDLLDVARLQEQRIVLQREPLSIQAVAPGVIAMLQFMKEHKPINLHMDISESLPLVLADEKRLVQILYNLLHNALKYTEEGSITISAEMSDKQAIIHISDTGLGIDKETQEKIFLPYEQGAFGISDGQGIGLGLSICKQLVELHGGALTVRSELGKGSVFSFDLPLADEAKLPLAQFPQTSGQVPEIMEETPAGFLLPHHFSGEMEAAPTLAPLLKEEYAHILAVDDDPINLSVLASILSTEPYTLTTARSGREALQLLGTRQWDLLIADVMMPQMSGYELTQKVREQFSMSELPVLLLTARSQQADIYTGFSAGASDYVTKPVDALELKYRIRALVALKLSINERLRMEAAYLQAQIQPHFLFNTLNSLMALSDIDTQSMRKLGEAFSSFLRISFDYLNTGELVELSHELALVEAYLYIEKTRFGNRLSIEWEVEPGISLLLPPLSIQPLIENAVKHGLLSRNTGGTIQLSITRREGFTLIEVKDNGKGMEQEMVAQLQNAALSEKAGIGIPNTNRRLQQLYGQGLSIVSSVNEGTTVSFVIPDR